A single region of the Triticum dicoccoides isolate Atlit2015 ecotype Zavitan chromosome 2B, WEW_v2.0, whole genome shotgun sequence genome encodes:
- the LOC119365624 gene encoding probable L-type lectin-domain containing receptor kinase S.5 yields MPDRSMTLRLVFAATLLLILCGSGSTCSALRFAYQSFDAASEVDFSFTPGATISNRSLQITPNAGDMTHRSGRVMYARETLKLWKNGDRTALTSFKTEFVLNILPQNGTGEGMAFLLTNNPDLPRDSSGRWLGLTNNQTDGAPGNRIVALEFDTRRSFDADVDGNHVGLDLNGVRSVGQMPLSNFSIVLSSGADVEVTFEYDGKMMSLLVVQGGLAFTYAWYTDLSRYLLDNISVGFAASTGEFAQLNQVKSWNFTTVDDAIAGGDGGYRLRRQKVFLAVLVPLTVGVLLMALLVWRRLTRQTRLAYRNLEKMIDAHGPLRFKLRELRNATGDFSDGRKLGRGGSGTVYLGYLRRMSMEVAVKRVSTNVNSNRGEKEFVAEVNTISKLSHRNLVKLIGWCHKKGELLLVYEYFPMGSLDKLLYARERTASSTSSMSASTDTPELTWERRYKITRGVASALDYLHHGSSRRILHRDVKASNVMLDEEYNARLGDFGLARVIQHDGATHHSTQVVAGTRGYMAYESFFTGRASLDTDVYAFGVFVMEVVSGRSPSNAVQYQYVHDSDHRGEEEEYWRGGRGRHPPPMHIVDWMWRLYGEGKALHAADPLLGGEFEQAQVDCAVRLALACCHPNPRERPSMRTAVQVLIDGAPAPEPPLNKPAFVWPPGGNRQEMELPDVGLLFTGDAGQHSSFCSMSCSISGR; encoded by the coding sequence ATGCCCGATCGCAGCATGACCCTGCGGCTAGTCTTCGCGGCCACCCTCCTCCTCATCCTGTGCGGCAGCGGCAGCACCTGCAGCGCCCTGCGGTTCGCGTACCAGAGCTTCGACGCGGCCAGCGAGGTCGACTTCAGCTTCACCCCGGGCGCCACCATCTCCAACCGCTCCCTGCAGATCACGCCCAACGCCGGCGACATGACCCACCGGTCGGGGAGGGTCATGTACGCCAGGGAGACCCTGAAGCTCTGGAAAAACGGCGACCGCACCGCGCTCACCTCGTTCAAGACGGAGTTCGTGCTCAACATCCTCCCCCAGAACGGCACCGGGGAAGGCATGGCCTTCCTCCTCACCAACAACCCGGACTTGCCCAGGGACAGCAGCGGGCGGTGGCTCGGCCTGACCAACAATCAGACCGACGGCGCGCCGGGGAACCGGATCGTCGCGCTCGAGTTCGACACGCGGAGGAGCTTCGACGCCGACGTGGACGGCAACCACGTCGGGCTCGACCTCAACGGCGTGCGGTCCGTCGGGCAGATGCCGCTCAGCAACTTCTCCATCGTCCTCTCCAGCGGGGCCGACGTCGaggtcacgttcgagtacgacggcAAAATGATGAGCCTCCTCGTGGTGCAAGGGGGGCTCGCCTTCACCTACGCCTGGTACACCGACCTGTCGCGGTATCTCCTGGACAACATCTCCGTGGGTTTTGCGGCTTCCACCGGCGAGTTCGCCCAGCTGAACCAGGTCAAGTCCTGGAACTTCACCACGGTTGACGATGCGATCGCCGGAGGCGACGGTGGGTATCGGTTGAGGCGCCAGAAGGTATTTCTCGCCGTGCTGGTCCCGCTCACCGTCGGCGTGCTGCTCATGGCGTTGCTCGTGTGGAGGAGGCTGACGCGCCAGACGAGGCTGGCGTACCGCAACCTCGAGAAGATGATCGACGCCCATGGCCCCCTCAGGTTTAAGCTCAGGGAGCTCAGGAACGCGACCGGGGACTTCAGCGACGGCCGTAAGCTCGGCCGAGGCGGCTCCGGCACCGTTTACCTCGGGTACCTGAGGAGGATGAGCATGGAGGTGGCCGTGAAGCGGGTGTCCACGAACGTCAACTCCAACCGCGGCGAGAAGGAGTTCGTGGCGGAGGTGAACACCATCAGCAAGCTCTCGCACCGGAACCTCGTGAAGCTCATCGGCTGGTGCCACAAGAAGGGCGAGCTGCTCCTCGTCTACGAGTACTTTCCCATGGGCAGCCTCGACAAGCTCCTCTACGCCAGAGAAAGGACCGCGTCGTCGACGTCGTCGATGTCGGCGTCGACGGACACCCCGGAGCTCACATGGGAGCGGCGGTACAAGATCACCCGCGGCGTGGCGTCGGCGCTGGACTACCTGCACCACGGGAGCAGCAGGCGGATCCTGCACAGGGACGTCAAGGCCAGCAACGTTATGCTGGACGAGGAGTACAACGCGCGGCTGGGGGACTTCGGCCTCGCCCGCGTCATCCAGCACGACGGCGCCACGCACCACTCCACGCAGGTGGTGGCCGGTACCCGCGGCTACATGGCGTACGAGAGCTTCTTCACCGGCCGCGCCAGCCTCGACACGGACGTGTACGCGTTCGGGGTCTTCGTCATGGAGGTGGTCAGCGGGAGGAGCCCCAGCAACGCCGTGCAGTACCAGTACGTCCACGACAGCGACCACCGtggcgaggaggaggagtactGGAGAGGCGGGCGAGGGCGACACCCCCCGCCGATGCACATCGTGGACTGGATGTGGAGGCTGTACGGCGAGGGGAAGGCGCTGCATGCCGCCGACCCGCTGCTCGGCGGCGAGTTCGAGCAGGCTCAGGTGGACTGCGCGGTGAGGCTGGCGCTGGCGTGCTGCCACCCGAACCCGAGGGAGAGGCCGTCCATGAGGACGGCCGTGCAGGTGCTGATCGACGGAGCCCCGGCGCCGGAGCCCCCGCTGAACAAGCCTGCGTTTGTTTGGCCTCCGGGTGGCAATCGGCAGGAGATGGAGCTGCCGGACGTCGGGCTGCTGTTCACGGGGGACGCAGGGCAGCACAGTAGCTTCTGCTCCATGAGCTGTTCCATCTCAGGGAGGTGA
- the LOC119365625 gene encoding uncharacterized protein LOC119365625: MPLVVAGSSSSGGPAFPPGFALQPAYAPTDTAPGMNLGQHADNMPVNNVSGKQAVWTTAMSSFVLKFMANLVTSGTRASNSFRQVHHKSCAKALNERFKLQVTAAQISNHLRKWKRIWGRVNKLKSLSGALWDEHTCTIVLDQEHYASHVKDHHSDADLLNTPIEHYHEMATICGNGMVSGVYASRSSNELLSTDVADDEFENEDTNGESDPIATNVTENEMENRKTNEASDPLAIVVIENGKTCEEATQSFTNTDGGNFGDPSSSLPPPKKAKMSHLDLSQQRDAPAMQPDVGISHGMNLEQHADNIADTNGGGGQLVWTNAMSSFVLQFLTNLVASGTRPSHVFKQVHLKSCAQALCEHFRVQVNAAQISNHLRKWKKIWKKVNILKSLSGALWDANTCTIVLNHEHYTAHVKDHHHDADFLNTPIKNYREMATIFVKGMASSRPARSSNESLARGAPENGIENENVNWVNALIPKGVEEAAMSFTSTDEGNSGDSSDSLPPPPPPKKAKVKNDDRLLCTMTRVLDRLAEAIEKCSRRDTDVPDDLWANMKSLPGFEQEHLAHYYAYLCENAHVARAFDKLSVPHKTIWVNRYIKNHLSA, encoded by the exons ATGCCCCTGGTGGTAGCCGGGTCATCCTCTTCGGGCGGCCCCGCATTCCCGCCAGGGTTTGCTCTTCAGCCGGCCTACGCTCCAACAGACACCGCTCCG GGAATGAACTTGGGACAACATGCCGATAACATGCCGGTTAACAACGTTAGTGGCAAGCAGGCTGTTTGGACAACCGCCATGTCGTCCTTTGTGCTTAAGTTCATGGCTAACCTGGTGACCAGTGGAACTAGAGCCTCCAACAGTTTCAGGCAAGTTCATCATAAAAGCTGTGCAAAGGCTTTGAACGAGCGCTTCAAGCTTCAAGTAACTGCCGCTCAGATTTCTAACCACCTTCGGAAGTGGAAAAGAATATGGGGAAGGGTTAACAAGCTCAAGAGCTTAAGTGGTGCTCTTTGGGATGAGCATACATGCACCATTGTGCTTGATCAGGAGCATTATGCCAGTCACGTTAAG GACCACCATAGTGATGCCGACTTGTTGAACACTCCGATCGAGCACTATCATGAGATGGCTACAATCTGTGGCAACGGCATGGTTTCAGGTGTATATGCTAGCAGGAGTAGCAATGAGCTTCTTTCCACAGACGTGGCTGATGATGAATTTGAAAATGAAGATACCAATGGGGAGAGTGACCCTATTGCTACAAATGTGACTGAGAATGAAATGGAAAACAGAAAAACTAATGAAGCGAGTGACCCTCTTGCTATCGTTGTGATCGAGAATGGCAAAACCTGTGAAGAGGCCACACAATCTTTTACTAACACTGATGGAGGAAACTTTGGTGATCCCTCTAGCAGTTTACCACCACCAAAGAAGGCCAAG ATGTCTCACTTGGATTTATCACAACAACGCGATGCTCCAGCTATGCAGCCAGACGTGGGTATATCACAT GGAATGAACTTGGAACAGCATGCGGATAACATTGCGGATACTAATGGTGGTGGTGGGCAACTTGTTTGGACAAATGCCATGTCATCCTTTGTGCTTCAGTTCTTGACTAACCTAGTGGCCAGTGGAACTAGACCCTCTCATGTTTTCAAGCAAGTTCATCTTAAAAGTTGTGCTCAGGCTTTGTGTGAGCACTTCAGGGTTCAAGTGAATGCTGCACAGATTTCTAACCATCTTAGGAAATGGAAGAAAATATGGAAAAAGGTTAACATACTCAAGAGTTTAAGTGGCGCTCTTTGGGATGCGAATACTTGCACCATTGTGCTTAATCATGAGCATTACACAGCTCACGTTAAG GACCACCATCATGATGCTGATTTCTTGAACACTCCAATTAAGAACTACCGTGAGATGGCGACAATCTTTGTCAAAGGCATGGCTTCATCCAGGCCAGCTAGGAGTAGCAACGAGTCTCTTGCTAGGGGCGCGCCTGAGAATGGAATCGAAAATGAAAACGTGAATTGGGTGAATGCCCTTATTCCTAAAGGTGTTGAAGAGGCCGCAATGTCTTTTACCAGCACCGATGAAGGGAACAGTGGTGATTCGTCTGACAGCttacctcccccacccccaccaaaGAAAGCCAAGGTAAAAAACGATGACAGGCTGCTATGTACCATGACCCGTGTTCTCGATCGCCTAGCAGAAGCCATAGAGAAATGCAGTAGGAGAGACACTGATGTCCCCGACGACCTTTGGGCGAACATGAAGAGCCTCCCAGGGTTTGAACAGGAGCATCTTGCCCACTACTATGCTTATTTGTGCGAGAATGCTCACGTTGCCAGGGCATTTGACAAGCTTAGCGTGCCTCACAAAACGATCTGGGTTAATAGGTACATCAAGAACCACCTCTCGGCCTAG